From the genome of Miscanthus floridulus cultivar M001 chromosome 10, ASM1932011v1, whole genome shotgun sequence, one region includes:
- the LOC136489043 gene encoding uncharacterized protein: MAPAGCSLLRPLLAGRGPLLAGCSLSRPAVACCSLLRLAVAGCGWLRLAGGGCRWPAGGCSWPERTAGGRGWSEEPTAFLHGVDLPERSRGWRGQGRVGTRPWREGRGCASGTAGEGAAAGARPGEGGRRGAAGEGRPGRATAGRVGRGARSGRGPGRGAAGEGRGARRRGSARAWRSGGRGWPVGGVGRGGRRRPRGAGRAVAATGGRGGRRARRRGSVARAWRSGGRGRPWVGAGRAAAATGGGAGRAVQGGVGRPGRRRVRGEVAGAAWGRARRAGQRSGAARAGGAAWCGAGEGLGGRGGDKALVGRLGLFRVGSLPIAGQGGSRQRQLFADC, translated from the coding sequence ATGGCACCGGCCGGCTGCAGCTTGCTGCGGCCTCTCCTGGCCGGCCGTGGCCCGCTGCTGGCTGGCTGCAGCCTCTCTCGGCCAGCTGTGGCCTGCTGCAGCCTGCTACGGCTGGCTGTGGCCGGCTGCGGCTGGCTGCGGCTGGCCGGAGGTGGCTGTCGGTGGCCAGCAGGTGGCTGCAGCTGGCCGGAGCGCACTGCAGGCGGCCGGGGCTGGTCGGAAGAGCCGACGGCGTTCCTGCACGGTGTAGACCTACCCGAGCGGAGCCGAGGGTGGAGAGGGCAGGGTAGGGTAGGGACGCGGCCGTGGAGGGAGGGGCGCGGGTGCGCGAGCGGCACGGCCGGGGAGGGGGCGGCCGCGGGGGCGCGGCCGGGGGAGGGCGGCCGGCGGGGCGCGGCAGGGGAGGGGCGGCCGGGGAGGGCCACGGCCGGCAGGGTCGGCCGCGGGGCGCGGTCGGGGAGGGGGCCGGGGAGGGGCGCGGCCGGGGAGGGCCGCGGGGCGAGGCGGCGCGGCTCCGCGCGCGCCTGGCGGAGCGGCGGCCGCGGGTGGCCTGTGGGCGGGGtcgggcgcggcggccggcggcggccacGGGGGGCGGGGCGGGCGGTGGCGGCCACGGGTGGGAGGGGCGGGCGTAGGGCGAGGCGGCGAGGCTCCGTCGCGCGCGCTTGGCGGAGCGGCGGCCGCGGTCGGCCGTGGGTCGGGgcggggcgggcggcggcggccacgggtGGCGGGGCCGGGCGGGCGGTTCAGGGCGGGGTGGGGCGGCCGGGCAGGCGGCGGGTGCGCGGAGAGGTGGCCGGAGCGGCGTGGGGCAGGGCGAGGCGGGCAGGGCAGCGCAGCGGGGCGGCACGGGCGGGCGGCGCTGCGTGGTGCGGCGCGGGCGAGGGattgggaggaagaggaggggataAGGCGCTGGTGGGCCGACTTGGGCTTTTTAGGGTTGGCTCTTTGCCGATAGCAGGACAgggcggcagtcggcaaaggcagctctttgccgactgctag